From Arthrobacter sp. FW306-2-2C-D06B, a single genomic window includes:
- a CDS encoding glycosyltransferase family 2 protein, giving the protein MTVKGVSVVIPTHNRASQIRDKVDLLLADDYVREIVVVVDGSTDGTAETLREIDDPRLIVLVNAAAVGPSRSRNVGIQRTRCEWVALLDDDDHHSEGFLRTLKTVALDSRADIVGTAWLHFDPGTDPRAGFNLARRSPGGPTLLSPSIVPEEDWSDSLWLPNNVLVRRSLLAKLQFDEGYLGNYWREESDFFVSATRAGFKVVVTSRAYSYQYEKPAGGISRSNRLAYEYWVARNELRFVIRHGWWLKKNGHIAGIGPFLWSSMLRRMKPLLTQLARRITKSGDS; this is encoded by the coding sequence GTGACAGTTAAAGGTGTTAGTGTCGTTATCCCGACGCACAACCGCGCATCTCAGATTCGAGATAAGGTCGATCTGCTACTAGCTGACGACTATGTTCGAGAGATTGTTGTAGTCGTCGACGGCTCGACAGATGGTACTGCCGAAACTCTGAGAGAAATAGACGACCCGCGGCTCATAGTCCTTGTGAATGCTGCAGCTGTTGGGCCTTCGCGCTCTAGAAATGTCGGAATTCAGCGGACTCGCTGCGAGTGGGTTGCTTTGCTCGATGATGATGATCACCACTCCGAGGGCTTCCTTCGGACACTCAAGACAGTTGCCTTAGACAGCCGGGCAGACATCGTCGGTACGGCTTGGCTACATTTTGATCCGGGAACGGATCCTCGTGCGGGTTTCAATCTGGCTCGGCGGAGCCCTGGTGGTCCGACATTGCTGAGCCCGTCGATAGTGCCTGAAGAAGACTGGAGCGACTCGCTCTGGTTACCGAACAATGTCTTGGTCAGACGCTCACTACTGGCTAAGCTGCAATTTGATGAAGGATACCTCGGAAATTACTGGCGTGAGGAGTCTGATTTTTTTGTCTCCGCGACCCGCGCTGGATTCAAAGTGGTGGTTACAAGTCGTGCCTATTCTTATCAGTACGAGAAACCTGCTGGTGGCATCTCCCGCTCAAATCGCCTTGCCTACGAGTATTGGGTGGCTCGTAATGAACTTCGATTTGTCATTCGCCATGGTTGGTGGTTGAAGAAAAATGGACACATCGCGGGGATCGGTCCGTTCCTTTGGTCTTCGATGCTAAGGCGAATGAAGCCATTGCTGACGCAGTTGGCGAGACGAATCACGAAATCTGGGGACTCATGA
- a CDS encoding glycosyltransferase, which translates to MATATIVYVTSEASRFPEAPKIERRVLWQYVPTAQEETSGGWHEKLSGGEPVVLFAGQLRSDKNPLLLVEAVNKLDFSINLVFAGEDKGAASEILAANLDGRHRRLVEPRYLDLAELVSLIKLSDVVVCPYRVASQSGIVALANQLGRSVIVSSAGGLGEQSPLTFELGADQSEQLAVRLKAVLASGIDSDRRP; encoded by the coding sequence ATGGCTACGGCAACAATTGTCTATGTCACCTCGGAGGCATCCCGCTTTCCTGAAGCGCCAAAGATTGAACGTAGAGTCCTTTGGCAGTACGTACCAACTGCACAGGAAGAAACAAGCGGCGGCTGGCATGAGAAGCTTTCGGGTGGTGAACCGGTGGTTCTGTTTGCCGGCCAATTGCGAAGCGACAAAAATCCGCTGCTTCTCGTGGAAGCAGTAAACAAGCTTGATTTCTCCATAAACCTAGTTTTTGCTGGAGAGGACAAGGGCGCCGCAAGTGAAATTCTCGCGGCCAATCTCGATGGTCGACACAGGCGCCTTGTGGAGCCTCGGTACCTAGATCTTGCTGAGCTCGTGTCCCTGATTAAGCTTAGTGACGTCGTCGTGTGCCCCTACCGGGTTGCCAGTCAGAGTGGGATCGTTGCCCTCGCAAACCAACTTGGGCGATCGGTAATTGTTTCGTCTGCTGGGGGACTGGGCGAACAGTCTCCGCTAACGTTTGAGCTCGGCGCCGATCAATCCGAACAATTGGCCGTACGACTCAAAGCGGTGCTGGCCTCAGGAATTGATTCCGATCGCCGTCCTTGA